GACTCGCGGATGGGCGGATGAATGCCAAGCTTGAACTGCTCGGTCATCGCGATCTCGACCTGAGTGAATTGGCGCACCGGCCCAAGAACGCGCACCCGCTCGACGCGGCCGCGCGGGCCGATCAGCGTCACCTGCTCCTGGCAGGCATACTGGCCAGGTTGCGACAGATCGCTCTGCCGGGTCAGCTCATGACCGACGCCGAACAGCGCCTCGACGTGTTCCTGTGTGAGATGAACATGATGGGCCGACACCTCGATGGGAATAGGCTCCTGTCGTTGCGTTTCAAGGACTTGCTTGATGTACGAGCGGCTGAGTGCTCGCAAGCACTCTCGAGCGATCATCCGTTCCTCGTCGGTGGGCACGACGAGCACCGTAACCGGCGAATCGTCGGCTGAAATGCGGCGGATCTCCTCGCACGCATGGGCTTCGCGATTGCGCTGCTCGTCCAGAACGACCCCCATGCAGCGCAGGCCCTGCAGGGCCAACGCGCGAACCCGGGCGCTGCCCTGCCCGATCCCGGCGGTGAAAATGATCACGTCCAATCCGCCCATGGCGGCCACGTAGGCGCCAATGTACTTTCGCAACCGATAGCAGAACGTCTTGAGCGCCACCAAGGCCCGGGGGTTCCCCTCATGAGCCGCTCGCTCGACCTCGCGCATGTCGGAAGAAATGCCGGACAAACCCAACAGCCCGCTCTTACGGTTCAGGATTTCGTCGATCTGGTCGGCGGTCAATCCCTCTTCTCGTTGAAGGTGAACAAGAACCCCAGGATCGATATCCCCGCCGCGCGTCCCCATGATCAGGCCCTCTGCCGGGGTCAACCCCATCGAGGTGTCGACGGACCGGCCGTGGTCCACGGCACAAACAGAGGCCCCGTTGCCCAGATGGCAACTGATGATCTCCAGCTCATTGACCCGTCGGCACAGATACTGGGCGGCGGCAAGACAGACATAGGCGTGTGACGTACCGTGAAAACCATAACGCCGCACCTTCTTCTTCTCGTAGTACTCGTACGGCAAGCCGTAAAGATAGGCGAACGAAGGCAGGGTGTTATGGAACGCGGTATCGAATACCGCAAAGTGCGGGACCGAGGGGAACACGCGCAGCGCCTCTCGAATACCGAGGAGGTTGATCGGATTGTGCAGGGGCGCCAACGGGCACAGCGTCTCGAGCTCGCGAAGCACGTCGTCGGTGATGACCGTGGTCTCGGCGAACCTCTCGCCGCCGTGGACCACCCGGTGGCCGACGGCGCTGATTTCGGCGGCGCTGGAGACGGCCCCGGTCTCTTTGGCGGTCAGTTCGGCGAACATGGCCTCGAAGGCCTCGCGGTGGGTGCCCTTGGGCAGATTGCGAGCAACCTCTCCGCGCGGTCCGCGGCAGG
The genomic region above belongs to Phycisphaerae bacterium and contains:
- a CDS encoding acetate/propionate family kinase, with translation MDHAAIADFLKKNVGLFKHFPDHRVAELVAGSQVASYEPNEAIVEFGEDATHLGAILEGEASASVIAESGDRQVLRRLKTGDTFGEMALMTGEKTMIDIIAETRCSVLLVPVSLFSSVIMTESRAVQHISRTMSERFRTVMLDPSQAAALRNQKKPITIQLKGERPEKILVLNCGSSSLKYCLFDTQNESNNVRGLVDRIGTDITRHTCRGPRGEVARNLPKGTHREAFEAMFAELTAKETGAVSSAAEISAVGHRVVHGGERFAETTVITDDVLRELETLCPLAPLHNPINLLGIREALRVFPSVPHFAVFDTAFHNTLPSFAYLYGLPYEYYEKKKVRRYGFHGTSHAYVCLAAAQYLCRRVNELEIISCHLGNGASVCAVDHGRSVDTSMGLTPAEGLIMGTRGGDIDPGVLVHLQREEGLTADQIDEILNRKSGLLGLSGISSDMREVERAAHEGNPRALVALKTFCYRLRKYIGAYVAAMGGLDVIIFTAGIGQGSARVRALALQGLRCMGVVLDEQRNREAHACEEIRRISADDSPVTVLVVPTDEERMIARECLRALSRSYIKQVLETQRQEPIPIEVSAHHVHLTQEHVEALFGVGHELTRQSDLSQPGQYACQEQVTLIGPRGRVERVRVLGPVRQFTQVEIAMTEQFKLGIHPPIRESGDLKDTPGITIEGPAGSVTIDKGVICAMRHIHMTPEDALRYGVRDKFTVRV